The Candidatus Culexarchaeum yellowstonense genome includes a window with the following:
- a CDS encoding dolichol kinase, with translation MTLIDDIISDVSITLVMLVWVVFVIMYLAKWTYNYAVAHGRTPHSAAYFGRKVIHFFAGGLVAILLPYYFNEPVLPLIMALALAAFCYIPHKTGKLMFWFQDPDNIYEVDFAIAWGLIIFITWFIDKTFWLGVIPVLFMAWGDGITGIVRNLRYGRRVKGWEGSVAMLIVNTLIGLKFGVAGLIAAAASTMVERWEGMDDNITVPIISLLILVIAKTFAPNLTIGLW, from the coding sequence ATGACTCTCATTGATGACATAATTTCAGATGTGTCCATAACGCTGGTGATGTTGGTATGGGTTGTCTTTGTGATCATGTATTTGGCTAAGTGGACCTATAATTATGCTGTAGCTCATGGTAGGACGCCGCATTCAGCAGCATACTTTGGACGTAAAGTCATACATTTCTTCGCAGGGGGTCTTGTAGCCATACTACTACCATACTATTTCAATGAACCAGTACTTCCACTCATAATGGCTTTAGCTTTGGCAGCATTCTGCTACATACCCCACAAGACGGGAAAACTAATGTTCTGGTTTCAAGATCCTGACAACATATATGAAGTAGATTTTGCAATAGCTTGGGGGTTAATAATATTCATCACATGGTTTATTGACAAGACATTCTGGCTAGGCGTAATACCAGTACTATTCATGGCTTGGGGTGATGGGATAACTGGAATTGTGAGAAACCTTAGGTATGGGAGGAGGGTTAAGGGTTGGGAGGGAAGTGTAGCAATGTTAATTGTAAATACCCTAATAGGGTTGAAGTTTGGAGTTGCAGGTTTAATTGCGGCGGCAGCATCCACGATGGTGGAAAGATGGGAGGGGATGGATGATAATATAACAGTGCCAATAATATCGCTACTAATACTCGTAATTGCAAAAACATTTGCACCAAATTTAACCATTGGCTTATGGTGA
- a CDS encoding MarC family protein yields the protein MLNIDPSIIVPLSIQLFAIMDPLTAIPTLLSVISNVPEGEVNELINKAALAIFVLINVFTMAGWYILSLFGISMPAFKVAAGIILMAIALDTLITGHKPEKLDIGEYIIVPIATPLIVGPGTMTLLLTSAKVYGIINTLIASYIAFILTYIIIRNARIVVKFTGETFIHGLGRFMSIIIASFAIEMMASGMNEYINKQT from the coding sequence ATGCTCAACATAGATCCATCAATTATCGTTCCTTTATCAATACAACTATTCGCTATCATGGATCCATTAACAGCCATACCCACATTACTTAGCGTAATAAGCAATGTACCAGAGGGGGAAGTAAATGAACTGATAAATAAGGCTGCTCTAGCAATATTCGTTTTAATAAATGTATTCACGATGGCTGGATGGTATATACTGTCACTTTTCGGCATAAGTATGCCAGCATTTAAAGTAGCTGCTGGAATAATTCTTATGGCCATAGCCCTAGATACGCTAATAACGGGGCATAAACCGGAGAAGCTTGATATTGGAGAATACATAATAGTGCCAATAGCAACACCACTAATAGTTGGACCTGGAACAATGACTCTACTACTAACTTCAGCAAAAGTCTATGGAATAATAAACACTCTAATAGCATCATACATAGCCTTCATACTAACGTACATAATCATAAGGAATGCCAGAATAGTAGTTAAATTTACAGGGGAAACATTTATCCATGGATTAGGTAGATTCATGTCAATAATAATAGCCTCCTTCGCCATTGAAATGATGGCATCGGGAATGAATGAATATATAAATAAGCAAACATAA